One genomic segment of Centropristis striata isolate RG_2023a ecotype Rhode Island chromosome 13, C.striata_1.0, whole genome shotgun sequence includes these proteins:
- the lpar2a gene encoding lysophosphatidic acid receptor 2a — translation MAMETSVWTTCDYSHNVTFFYNLVGKKIREEWTMRDFVVIGLGLTVCLIVVLANLMVMVAISMNHRFHFPIYYLLGNMAAADLFAGIAYANLMLNTGPWTSTLTKEQWYIRGALIDISLTASVANLLAVAVERHQSIITMQLHSKMTKRRVVLLIVCIWAVSIIMGLVPSIFWNCECDLDDCSTVAPLYSRRFLITWAVLNLLTFLIMVAMYARIFIYVRYHTCSASQHTPELRQRQTIVNLMKTISMVLGAFVICWMPGLVTLLLDGLLGKASHANAYEKFCLVIAECNSLVNPIIYSLRDDEMRRTFKWILCCLCRRGAGQQRALSPAEVDSPLPQESLGCVQKSEDQAVFTEPNNKEDSWTMQGL, via the exons ATGGCCATGGAGACCAGTGTTTGGACTACCTGCGACTACAGCCACAATGTCACCTTCTTCTACAACTTGGTGGGAAAAAAGATCAGAGAAGAGTGGACGATGCGGGACTTTGTGGTGATTGGACTCGGTTTGACAGTATGTCTCATTGTGGTCCTAGCCAACCTGATGGTGATGGTGGCCATCTCCATGAATCATCGCTTCCATTTCCCCATCTACTATCTCCTGGGAAACATGGCTGCAGCTGACCTGTTTGCGGGTATCGCCTACGCAAACCTGATGTTGAACACGGGCCCCTGGACCAGCACCCTCACCAAGGAGCAGTGGTACATCCGCGGGGCTCTGATTGACATAAGCCTGACAGCCTCTGTGGCCAACCTGCTGGCTGTTGCTGTGGAGCGCCACCAGTCCATAATCACCATGCAGCTGCACAGCAAGATGACCAAGCGACGAGTGGTGCTGCTGATAGTCTGTATCTGGGCTGTGAGCATCATCATGGGCCTCGTTCCCTCCATATTTTGGAACTGCGAGTGTGATCTGGATGACTGCTCCACTGTCGCTCCTCTCTACAGCCGCAGATTCCTTATCACCTGGGCAGTTTTGAACTTGCTCACTTTCTTAATCATGGTGGCCATGTACGCTCGTATCTTCATCTATGTGAGATACCACACTTGCTCCGCGTCTCAGCACACCCCGGAGCTGCGTCAAAGGCAGACTATCGTCAACCTGATGAAGACCATTTCCATGGTTCTGG GTGCCTTCGTAATCTGCTGGATGCCCGGCCTGGTGACGCTCTTATTGGATGGGCTGCTGGGTAAAGCAAGCCACGCCAACGCCTATGAGAAGTTCTGTTTAGTGATAGCAGAATGCAACTCGCTTGTCAATCCCATCATCTATTCCCTGCGAGACGACGAGATGCGGAGGACGTTTAAGTGGATCCTGTGCTGCCTGTGTCGGAGAGGGgctggccagcagagggcgcttTCTCCCGCTGAGGTTGACTCACCACTGCCACAG GAAAGTCTTGGCTGTGTCCAGAAGTCTGAAGATCAGGCCGTCTTTACAGAACCAAACAATAAAGAGGACAGTTGGACAATGCAAGGGTTATGA